In one Isosphaeraceae bacterium EP7 genomic region, the following are encoded:
- a CDS encoding glycosyltransferase: MGIEPRPPAILYFGNDWFAENRTSSHHIARQLAEEGFEVYYIECPGLHIPKGTVRDLKKIGSKLAKFLQGAVSVGPRLKVRTLLQIPFHRFGPIRRLNRALILATIRSLIRRERIDRPISWFVIPHLSPIVGRLGERLSVYYCTDDYASLPNVDVEVVRAMDEDLTRRADLVFVTSDTLFDSKRRLNSNTHVSPHGVDVEHFARAQDPQIAIPVDVAELPRPVIGFFGLIGGQIDLELVDWLARQRPSWTFLMIGRVAVPADQVPQSPNVRMVGKRPYSELPAYGKVFDAAIIPYRSSQFALYANPLKLREYLAMGKPIVAISTPEIDKFADVVAIARSSEEFLQKLDEVLARPSTPEEIQRRMDQVASLSWDARRREILEIVNPHLEASRNPGEVVGAS, encoded by the coding sequence TTGGGCATCGAACCCAGGCCACCCGCGATCCTCTACTTCGGCAACGACTGGTTCGCCGAGAACCGGACCTCCAGCCACCACATCGCCCGGCAACTGGCCGAGGAGGGATTCGAGGTCTACTACATCGAGTGCCCCGGGCTGCACATCCCCAAGGGAACCGTGCGCGACCTGAAGAAGATCGGCTCGAAGCTCGCCAAGTTCCTCCAGGGGGCGGTTTCGGTCGGTCCTCGGCTGAAGGTCCGGACCCTCCTGCAGATCCCGTTCCACCGCTTCGGGCCGATCCGCAGGCTCAACCGCGCCCTGATCCTGGCGACGATCCGGAGCCTGATCCGCCGCGAGCGGATCGATCGGCCGATCTCGTGGTTCGTGATCCCACACCTCTCCCCGATAGTCGGCCGGCTGGGTGAGCGGCTCTCGGTCTATTACTGCACCGACGATTATGCGTCGTTGCCCAACGTCGACGTCGAGGTGGTCCGGGCCATGGACGAGGACCTGACCCGCCGGGCCGATCTGGTCTTCGTCACCTCTGATACCCTCTTCGATTCGAAGCGTCGGCTCAATTCGAATACCCATGTCAGCCCCCACGGCGTCGACGTCGAACACTTCGCCAGGGCCCAGGACCCACAGATCGCCATCCCGGTCGATGTAGCGGAGCTGCCCCGGCCGGTCATCGGGTTCTTCGGCCTGATCGGCGGGCAGATCGATCTGGAGCTGGTCGACTGGCTGGCCCGGCAGCGTCCCTCGTGGACCTTCCTGATGATCGGCCGGGTTGCCGTTCCCGCCGATCAGGTTCCCCAGAGCCCCAACGTCCGGATGGTCGGCAAGCGGCCTTACTCGGAGCTACCCGCCTACGGCAAGGTCTTCGACGCGGCGATCATCCCCTATCGATCCTCGCAGTTCGCCCTTTACGCCAACCCGTTGAAGCTCCGCGAATACCTGGCGATGGGCAAGCCGATCGTCGCGATTAGCACCCCCGAGATCGACAAGTTCGCCGACGTCGTGGCGATCGCCCGGTCGTCCGAGGAGTTCCTCCAGAAGCTCGACGAGGTCCTGGCCCGCCCGTCAACCCCCGAGGAGATCCAGAGGCGGATGGACCAAGTCGCCTCGCTGAGCTGGGATGCCCGCCGGCGCGAGATCCTCGAGATCGTCAATCCGCACCTCGAGGCGTCGAGAAATCCGGGGGAAGTCGTCGGAGCCTCCTGA
- a CDS encoding DUF4082 domain-containing protein gives MQIELLETRLALSNYIVSPTGNDSAAGTATAPWKTLQHASDLAKPGDVISVRAGTYAGFIMGWNSPQGGTANAPITFQADPGTLINVRNGKTPDAINLENCNYVTISGFTITPDASQSNWRTALRAAGGGIGVNFSNNTIQLRQVDQCGMMTSFTTDLLVQNNKVSGGYDTGIYVANSAVRPTVRGNTVTNVLGNGLLLNGDSSQGGNGLIPGALVENNIITNVGMGGSLAKYGPGSAINLGGVQNSVIRNNIIANAHAKGLTVAQLQSSQGSTNNLIANNTIMVAADGQSALRLADASTGNTIINNVLYSASTNGTDGTVIASAASLTGMKMDYNAVAPRFSADEGSSSLTLSQWQTKYAFDTHSILLDLTKSFVNASGLDFHLPSTSTLIDTGTSLNAPSTDLEKKPRPIGNGVDIGAYEFQAGSTSPPAPVGDTVAPKVNSFTPAAAATGVATTASVTALFSEAVQSGTINFVLKDAAGSVIPSTVTYATNSNTATLKPSAALKASTTYTASVSGVRDVAGNLMVGTTTGSFTTGTVDTVAPKVNSFTPAAAATGVATTASVTALFSEAVQSGTINFVLKDAAGSVIPSTVTYATNSNTATLKPSAALKASTTYTASVSGVKDLAGNLMVGTTTRSFTTGTDATPPSTSTSSTLWSSSSKPVTASFPEASAVELGVKFSSNTAGTITGIRFYKAGTNTGTHVGHLWSSSGQLLASATFTSETASGWQQVTFASPVTIQPNTIYVASYLAPQGGYASDANYFASAYTSGPLSVPANGSVFRYGSGGGFPTQTWKATNYWVDVVFKPTTPSTLGSVTATVVPLVSGASTTSTKSITAPLQAPTSTVNPSSAGVDQVFSGQEIPTVPTLQGGRRKNRQK, from the coding sequence TTGCAAATTGAGCTGCTTGAGACACGATTGGCTCTGAGCAACTACATCGTCTCCCCAACGGGCAACGACTCGGCTGCCGGCACGGCCACGGCCCCCTGGAAGACACTTCAGCACGCTTCCGACCTTGCCAAGCCCGGTGACGTGATCTCGGTTCGGGCGGGCACCTACGCCGGTTTCATCATGGGCTGGAATTCTCCCCAGGGTGGGACCGCGAACGCTCCGATCACGTTTCAGGCCGACCCGGGCACGCTCATCAACGTCCGCAATGGCAAGACACCCGACGCGATCAACCTGGAAAACTGCAATTACGTCACCATCAGCGGGTTCACCATCACCCCCGATGCCAGCCAGTCCAATTGGAGGACCGCGCTCCGGGCCGCTGGCGGAGGAATCGGTGTCAATTTCAGCAACAACACGATTCAACTCCGGCAGGTTGACCAGTGCGGCATGATGACCAGTTTCACCACCGACCTACTGGTCCAGAACAACAAGGTTTCCGGGGGCTATGACACCGGGATCTACGTGGCCAATAGCGCGGTCCGGCCGACCGTCCGCGGCAATACGGTGACCAATGTCCTGGGCAACGGGTTGCTGCTTAACGGCGACTCCAGCCAGGGAGGCAACGGACTGATTCCGGGAGCCCTGGTCGAGAACAACATCATCACCAACGTCGGTATGGGCGGATCGCTGGCGAAGTATGGTCCGGGCTCGGCAATCAACCTCGGCGGCGTCCAGAATTCGGTCATTCGCAATAACATCATCGCCAACGCCCACGCCAAGGGGCTCACCGTCGCCCAGCTCCAGAGCTCGCAGGGCTCGACGAACAATCTGATCGCCAATAACACAATCATGGTGGCAGCCGATGGTCAGTCGGCGCTTCGGCTGGCCGATGCCAGCACGGGCAACACGATCATCAACAATGTGCTGTATTCGGCCAGCACCAACGGGACCGACGGGACTGTCATCGCCTCGGCGGCCAGTCTGACCGGAATGAAGATGGATTACAACGCCGTCGCTCCGAGGTTCTCGGCCGACGAGGGCAGTTCGAGCCTCACGCTGAGCCAGTGGCAGACCAAGTACGCCTTCGATACTCACTCGATACTGCTCGACCTGACCAAATCCTTCGTCAACGCGTCCGGGTTGGACTTCCACCTCCCATCGACAAGCACCCTGATCGATACCGGGACCTCTCTGAACGCTCCCTCGACCGATCTGGAAAAGAAGCCCAGGCCGATCGGCAATGGTGTCGATATTGGTGCATACGAGTTCCAGGCCGGCAGCACGAGTCCGCCGGCTCCGGTCGGCGACACGGTGGCCCCTAAGGTCAACTCATTCACCCCGGCGGCCGCTGCCACCGGCGTGGCGACGACGGCCAGCGTCACGGCGCTCTTCAGCGAAGCGGTCCAGTCGGGCACGATCAACTTCGTGCTCAAGGACGCCGCCGGCAGCGTGATCCCGTCCACCGTGACCTACGCGACGAATAGCAACACGGCCACACTCAAGCCATCGGCGGCTTTGAAGGCCTCGACGACTTACACCGCCAGCGTCAGTGGGGTCAGGGACGTTGCCGGCAATCTGATGGTCGGCACGACCACCGGGTCCTTCACCACCGGAACGGTCGACACGGTGGCCCCTAAGGTCAACTCATTCACCCCGGCGGCCGCTGCCACCGGCGTGGCGACGACGGCCAGCGTCACGGCGCTCTTCAGCGAAGCGGTCCAGTCGGGCACGATCAACTTCGTGCTCAAGGACGCCGCCGGCAGCGTGATCCCGTCCACCGTGACCTACGCGACGAATAGCAACACGGCCACACTCAAGCCATCGGCGGCTTTGAAGGCCTCGACGACTTACACCGCCAGCGTCAGTGGGGTCAAGGACCTTGCCGGCAATCTGATGGTCGGCACGACCACCCGGTCCTTCACCACCGGCACGGACGCCACCCCTCCATCAACGTCGACGTCGTCCACGCTTTGGAGCAGCTCGTCCAAGCCGGTTACGGCGTCGTTCCCCGAAGCCAGCGCGGTTGAGCTGGGGGTGAAGTTCAGCTCCAACACGGCTGGGACGATCACCGGAATCCGCTTCTACAAGGCCGGCACCAACACGGGAACCCACGTTGGCCACCTCTGGAGCAGCAGCGGCCAGCTTCTGGCCTCGGCCACGTTCACGTCCGAGACGGCCTCGGGTTGGCAGCAAGTGACCTTCGCCTCGCCGGTGACGATTCAGCCGAACACGATTTACGTGGCGTCGTACCTGGCTCCGCAAGGTGGCTACGCGTCGGACGCGAACTACTTCGCCTCGGCCTATACCAGCGGACCACTGTCAGTGCCGGCCAACGGGAGTGTCTTCCGGTATGGTTCAGGGGGAGGCTTCCCCACCCAGACCTGGAAGGCGACCAACTACTGGGTAGACGTCGTCTTCAAACCCACCACGCCGTCCACCCTTGGGTCGGTCACTGCCACGGTTGTACCGCTGGTTTCCGGGGCATCGACGACCTCGACCAAGTCGATCACGGCTCCGCTCCAGGCCCCGACCAGCACCGTCAATCCGAGCTCGGCGGGCGTTGATCAGGTCTTCTCGGGCCAGGAGATCCCGACGGTCCCGACCCTCCAGGGTGGCCGCCGCAAGAACCGTCAGAAGTAA
- a CDS encoding class I SAM-dependent methyltransferase yields the protein MTDQGESRTLEQLREHYEIEKDLAGRLRQASSQDRKHLYSALYDELYQRVPHHPRNTRRHSLEDNARAVRSQMRFLQRFLRPDASFLEVGPGDCSLSFEASRFVRKVYAIDVSAVAMNNLSRPENVEIVTFDGISIPLPAGSVDIAYSHQVMEHLHQDDALAQLRSIFEVLKPGGLYLCLTPNRLYGPSDISMYFDERPTGFHMKEYTNTDLSKLMLESGFSRVRAYAGLKGRYAPVPGPLMTWTEGFLDRLPHGSRRAIAGSRAVSNFLGIRLVAAR from the coding sequence ATGACCGATCAGGGCGAATCCAGGACCCTGGAACAGCTCAGAGAACATTACGAGATCGAAAAGGATCTGGCCGGCCGGCTTCGCCAGGCCTCCAGCCAGGACAGAAAGCACCTCTACTCGGCCCTCTACGATGAGCTTTATCAAAGGGTTCCGCATCACCCTCGAAACACTCGTCGACATTCGTTGGAGGACAACGCCCGAGCCGTTCGGAGTCAGATGCGGTTTCTCCAGCGCTTCCTCAGGCCCGATGCGTCGTTCCTGGAGGTCGGCCCGGGGGATTGCAGCCTATCCTTTGAGGCGTCCCGGTTCGTCCGGAAGGTCTATGCTATCGACGTCTCGGCAGTGGCCATGAACAACCTCTCCAGGCCCGAGAACGTTGAAATTGTGACCTTCGACGGGATCAGTATCCCCCTACCGGCCGGATCGGTGGACATCGCCTACAGCCACCAGGTCATGGAACACCTGCACCAGGACGACGCCCTGGCGCAGCTCCGAAGCATCTTCGAGGTCCTCAAGCCCGGCGGCCTCTATCTCTGCCTTACCCCGAATCGGCTCTACGGTCCATCCGACATCTCCATGTACTTCGACGAGAGGCCCACCGGCTTCCACATGAAGGAATATACCAACACCGATCTATCGAAGCTGATGCTCGAGTCGGGATTTTCCAGGGTCCGGGCCTACGCCGGTCTCAAGGGGCGTTATGCCCCGGTGCCCGGACCGCTGATGACCTGGACCGAGGGGTTCCTGGATCGGCTGCCTCACGGGTCGAGGCGAGCCATCGCCGGGTCCCGTGCGGTCTCGAACTTCCTCGGCATCCGGTTGGTGGCGGCCAGGTGA
- a CDS encoding glycosyltransferase, whose protein sequence is MRILVVTSLFPNPYRPGLAPFNASQLRTLADRHPTTVIAPVAWTVELPARLRGAPALPSGRRIIRGGLVVDYPRYVHTPLILRGWYGRYFRASIRQSFERALMEFRPEVVLGSWAYPDGWAAVDLGHRAGLPVAVQVHGCDVLNAGLGLDRVPSRKRRTVEALQKADAVLAVSRDLGAKVIGLGVDPARVHVQPQGVDLERFSPGDRLEARDRLGLARSGKVLLWVGRVDPVKGLDVLIEAAAELLRRRVDFQVYLVGDGAPRAALEARSRALGLSRSIHFVGAQPNGQLPDWYRAADLTLLPSRSEGLPNVLRESLACGTPFVASNVGGIAEIAEGDAGRLVRAGDPVALADQIHRSLIDPPDASRHRPLSWDDSSAILADLLRALVSTKAAAS, encoded by the coding sequence ATGCGCATCCTGGTGGTGACCAGCCTCTTCCCTAACCCGTATCGACCGGGGCTGGCTCCGTTCAACGCCTCGCAGTTGCGGACCCTGGCTGACCGGCATCCCACGACGGTCATCGCGCCGGTGGCCTGGACCGTTGAGCTGCCGGCCAGGCTCCGGGGCGCTCCGGCCTTGCCGAGCGGTCGGCGGATCATTCGCGGCGGGCTCGTCGTCGACTATCCCCGTTACGTCCACACCCCCTTGATCCTCCGAGGGTGGTACGGCCGATACTTCCGGGCCTCGATCCGTCAGAGCTTCGAGCGGGCCCTCATGGAGTTCCGCCCCGAGGTCGTCCTGGGAAGCTGGGCCTATCCCGACGGCTGGGCGGCGGTCGATCTGGGGCATCGGGCAGGTCTGCCGGTGGCGGTCCAGGTCCACGGATGCGACGTACTCAATGCCGGCCTCGGCCTGGACAGGGTCCCAAGCCGGAAGCGAAGGACGGTCGAGGCGCTTCAGAAGGCCGACGCGGTTCTGGCGGTCAGCCGAGACCTGGGGGCGAAGGTCATCGGCCTGGGGGTTGATCCGGCGAGAGTCCACGTCCAGCCTCAAGGCGTCGACCTCGAGCGGTTCTCCCCCGGAGATCGGCTTGAGGCACGAGACCGGCTGGGCCTGGCCAGGTCCGGCAAGGTTCTGCTCTGGGTTGGACGGGTCGACCCGGTCAAGGGGCTCGACGTGCTGATCGAGGCGGCGGCCGAGTTGCTCCGCCGCCGGGTCGACTTCCAGGTCTATCTGGTCGGCGACGGCGCCCCCCGGGCCGCCCTGGAGGCCCGGAGCCGGGCGCTCGGGCTCTCCAGGTCAATCCACTTCGTCGGGGCCCAACCCAATGGCCAGCTCCCCGACTGGTATCGGGCGGCCGACCTGACGCTCTTGCCGAGCCGGTCAGAGGGCTTGCCCAACGTCCTCCGGGAATCGCTGGCCTGCGGGACCCCGTTCGTGGCCAGCAATGTCGGCGGTATCGCCGAGATCGCCGAGGGAGACGCCGGCCGGCTGGTCAGAGCCGGCGACCCGGTCGCACTGGCCGACCAGATCCATCGGTCCTTAATCGACCCGCCCGACGCGTCGAGACACCGACCCCTGAGCTGGGACGACTCCTCGGCGATCCTGGCCGACCTCCTTCGTGCGCTCGTCTCGACCAAAGCGGCTGCCAGCTGA
- a CDS encoding glycosyltransferase family 2 protein, producing MEPFTIAVVCFWTCAVLVVYAYLGYPVLIWVLARVFGQMPAPPHKDEFEWPSVSLLIPAYNEERVIEERIRNALAMDYPADRLQIVVGSDGSTDATNAIARSYAGQGVELLDYEVRRGKASILNQTIPGLRGELVLMSDANTMIDFDALRRLAQWFHDPSIGAVCGRLVLIDPANGRNVDGLYWTYETFIKKCENQLGALLGANGGLYLVRRALYAPIPATTTVDDLVIPLRAKLATGCRIVYEASAVAREETAPDIEGEFRRRARNGTGDFRSMEILWPLLNPVWGWTAFAFFSHKFLRLLCPFLLILLLASSVILSDRPIYRAALLGQLGFYLIAVAAGYTPLHPKVFRFLRLTTMFSGMNLALLLGFWRWIWGTQKGIWNPTGRQGQRA from the coding sequence ATGGAACCATTCACGATCGCCGTCGTCTGCTTCTGGACCTGCGCGGTCCTGGTCGTCTACGCCTATCTGGGCTACCCGGTTTTGATCTGGGTCCTCGCAAGGGTCTTTGGCCAGATGCCAGCTCCCCCGCACAAAGACGAATTCGAATGGCCGAGCGTCTCGCTGCTGATACCGGCGTACAACGAGGAGAGGGTCATCGAAGAGCGGATTCGCAACGCCCTGGCGATGGACTACCCCGCCGATCGGCTCCAGATCGTTGTCGGGTCCGATGGCAGCACCGACGCGACCAACGCGATCGCCCGAAGCTACGCCGGCCAGGGGGTTGAACTGCTCGACTACGAGGTCCGCCGGGGTAAAGCCTCCATCCTCAACCAAACGATCCCCGGACTCCGTGGCGAACTCGTCCTGATGTCCGATGCGAACACGATGATCGATTTTGACGCGCTCCGCAGGCTCGCCCAATGGTTCCACGACCCCTCCATCGGCGCGGTCTGCGGCCGCCTGGTCCTGATCGACCCGGCTAACGGGCGGAACGTCGACGGCCTCTATTGGACGTATGAGACGTTCATCAAGAAATGCGAGAATCAACTCGGGGCGCTGCTGGGAGCCAACGGCGGTCTCTATCTGGTCCGCAGGGCTCTCTACGCTCCGATCCCGGCCACGACCACCGTCGACGACCTGGTCATCCCGCTCCGAGCCAAGCTGGCGACCGGGTGCAGGATCGTCTACGAAGCATCGGCGGTCGCTCGGGAGGAGACCGCTCCCGACATCGAAGGCGAGTTCCGCCGTCGGGCCCGGAACGGAACGGGCGACTTCCGGAGTATGGAAATCCTCTGGCCGCTGCTCAACCCGGTCTGGGGCTGGACCGCCTTCGCCTTCTTCTCTCACAAGTTCCTGCGCCTGCTCTGCCCTTTCTTGCTGATTCTCCTACTGGCCAGCAGCGTGATCCTGAGCGATCGGCCGATCTACAGGGCGGCACTACTCGGGCAGCTTGGCTTCTATCTCATCGCGGTGGCAGCGGGCTACACGCCACTTCATCCCAAGGTGTTTCGATTCCTCAGGCTGACGACCATGTTCAGCGGGATGAATCTGGCGCTGCTCCTGGGGTTCTGGCGATGGATCTGGGGCACCCAGAAGGGAATCTGGAACCCCACCGGCCGTCAAGGTCAACGCGCCTGA
- a CDS encoding phospholipid carrier-dependent glycosyltransferase, which yields MSSELEARSTAGPALAEIRPEPAASRRSFSRIGLIIATLGVVLSLGARLIYLGAGPFGGDERYVVLHALKFGTGNLNPKNFDWPASSFYYLTFLVDGFFFAGGFLAGCFRSPTDFVLGYLSNPRAYYLIPRLLSASFGLGTVILLIRATGRMVDRPTGLLAGLLLLMVPLHVQTSRAGLADVPMTFFAIASLGISLRIATSAEARRRDYLLAGIMVGLAGSMKYHGVLSASYVISADLYREFPRLGWRAVVGLPVRRSLLAAAGMSILAFVATTPFAVLDYPTFFADLRFQLEHQRGIVEHIGIAEPPSPFLELFRSTLPEVVGLPIVLLGFAGGVLALVDRRLGLAGSMLIPSVVLGLAAFLMSRVRFTHYLLPITPCLCALAAITIRSIAGRLASTEPRRSLISGLALGLILVLTIPFQVKTALALGLPHTGSATMAWVLEQFKPGTKFAMDDEEDLNFLPTVASLDRSIAEAKAAGFSGRVDYYSNLRKMIERDRNHPHYDLYRLHASDRSGDYLRYLQDQDVRYFIRSGSVVSMFRRNRPSPTTEERLRFYKELESRAKLIATIEGDNQKLRGRSFEVFELPAGDR from the coding sequence ATGAGCTCGGAACTCGAAGCACGATCGACGGCCGGTCCGGCTCTGGCGGAAATTCGGCCCGAGCCGGCCGCCTCTCGCCGGAGCTTCTCCAGGATCGGCCTGATCATCGCCACTCTCGGGGTAGTCTTGAGCCTCGGAGCGCGGCTGATCTACCTGGGCGCGGGGCCGTTCGGCGGTGATGAGCGGTACGTCGTGCTTCACGCCCTGAAGTTCGGCACCGGCAACCTCAACCCGAAGAACTTTGACTGGCCCGCGTCCTCCTTCTACTACCTGACCTTCCTCGTCGATGGGTTCTTCTTCGCCGGCGGATTCTTGGCGGGATGTTTCCGAAGCCCCACCGACTTCGTCCTGGGATACCTGAGCAACCCTCGGGCTTATTACCTGATTCCCCGGCTGCTCTCGGCGAGCTTCGGCCTGGGCACGGTCATACTCCTGATCCGGGCGACCGGCCGGATGGTCGACCGACCAACCGGGCTGCTCGCCGGGCTCCTGCTGCTGATGGTCCCGCTGCATGTGCAGACCAGCCGGGCCGGTCTGGCCGACGTCCCGATGACCTTCTTCGCGATCGCCTCGCTGGGGATCTCGCTCCGGATCGCGACCTCGGCGGAGGCCCGGCGCCGCGATTACCTTCTGGCGGGGATCATGGTCGGCCTGGCCGGCTCGATGAAGTACCACGGCGTGCTTTCGGCAAGCTATGTAATCTCGGCCGATCTTTACCGCGAGTTCCCCCGGCTGGGTTGGCGGGCCGTCGTGGGGCTCCCGGTTCGCCGATCCCTTCTGGCCGCCGCCGGGATGTCGATCCTGGCGTTCGTCGCGACGACGCCGTTCGCCGTCCTGGATTACCCGACCTTCTTCGCCGACCTCCGGTTTCAGCTGGAGCATCAGCGAGGCATCGTCGAGCATATCGGCATCGCCGAGCCCCCATCACCATTCCTCGAGCTGTTTCGGTCGACCTTGCCGGAGGTCGTCGGCCTGCCGATCGTCCTGCTCGGGTTCGCCGGGGGGGTACTCGCGTTGGTCGACCGCCGCCTCGGGCTGGCCGGTTCGATGCTGATCCCCTCGGTCGTCCTGGGACTGGCCGCCTTCCTGATGAGCCGGGTTCGGTTCACGCATTACCTCCTGCCGATCACGCCCTGCCTCTGCGCCCTGGCGGCCATCACGATCCGATCCATCGCCGGGCGTCTGGCCTCGACCGAGCCGAGGAGGTCGCTCATAAGCGGCCTGGCGCTGGGCTTGATCCTCGTCCTGACGATCCCGTTTCAGGTCAAGACGGCCCTGGCTCTGGGCTTGCCCCACACCGGGTCGGCGACGATGGCCTGGGTCCTGGAGCAATTCAAGCCGGGGACGAAGTTCGCGATGGACGACGAGGAGGACCTGAACTTCCTGCCGACGGTTGCCTCGCTCGATCGAAGCATCGCCGAGGCGAAGGCCGCCGGATTCTCCGGCAGGGTCGATTACTACTCGAACCTCAGGAAGATGATCGAGCGAGACCGGAACCATCCCCATTATGATCTCTACCGATTGCACGCCTCGGATCGCTCGGGCGATTATCTCCGATATCTCCAGGATCAAGATGTCCGATATTTCATCCGATCGGGGTCGGTCGTCTCGATGTTCCGGAGGAACCGGCCCTCGCCGACGACCGAGGAGCGGCTCCGGTTCTACAAGGAACTTGAGTCTCGAGCCAAGCTCATCGCCACGATCGAGGGAGACAACCAGAAGCTCCGAGGCCGGTCCTTCGAGGTCTTTGAGCTTCCGGCTGGCGATCGTTGA